Proteins encoded together in one Cyanobium sp. AMD-g window:
- a CDS encoding YihY/virulence factor BrkB family protein, with amino-acid sequence MSWRRRFRPVWKAYALWLRSDCVDLSAAFAYHTLQSFFPALLIALSVASRLLGRDMERFDRLLVYVAQVLPASSLPGFEATLRRFTNQGFGAGLLGLVLLALNASNIYLTLQRGADRLWWNRPFGLDHLRWQQHVARFLALRLKALSLILFVGVLIVVDQLFSTVRLFGSSGFQQQLQAYLPKPLLLLSSLSFGLDLLLSLVISFAATLVFLWLLPSRRIPFRPLIPGALLVSISLTLSNLLLGRSLIALGLRFQAYGVVGAVLLLTLWVWLVGVVLYFGQCFSVVLSGGAAGGPSTPLPR; translated from the coding sequence GTGAGTTGGCGTCGCCGCTTCCGCCCCGTCTGGAAGGCCTATGCCCTGTGGCTGCGTTCGGATTGCGTTGATCTCAGTGCGGCCTTTGCTTACCACACCCTCCAATCCTTTTTCCCGGCCCTGTTGATCGCGCTCTCGGTGGCCTCCAGGCTGCTCGGACGCGACATGGAGCGCTTCGACCGGCTGCTTGTCTATGTGGCCCAGGTGCTGCCAGCCTCCTCCTTGCCGGGTTTTGAGGCCACCCTGCGGCGTTTCACCAATCAGGGTTTTGGCGCTGGTCTGCTCGGATTGGTGCTTCTCGCCCTCAACGCCAGCAACATCTATCTGACGCTCCAGCGCGGTGCCGATCGGCTCTGGTGGAACCGTCCCTTTGGGCTCGACCACCTGCGCTGGCAGCAGCACGTGGCGCGATTCCTGGCCCTGCGCCTGAAAGCGCTATCGCTGATTCTGTTCGTGGGGGTTCTGATCGTTGTTGACCAGCTGTTCAGCACCGTGAGGCTGTTCGGTTCGAGTGGGTTCCAGCAGCAGCTGCAGGCCTATCTGCCCAAGCCTTTGCTGTTGCTCAGTTCCCTTTCCTTTGGCCTGGACCTGCTCCTTTCCCTGGTGATCAGCTTCGCGGCCACCCTGGTGTTTCTCTGGCTGCTGCCATCGCGCCGCATTCCCTTCCGCCCCTTGATCCCCGGCGCCTTGCTGGTGAGCATCAGTCTCACCCTGTCCAACCTGCTGCTGGGCAGGAGCCTGATCGCCCTTGGCTTGCGCTTCCAGGCCTACGGGGTGGTGGGTGCCGTGTTGCTGCTCACACTCTGGGTCTGGTTGGTGGGGGTGGTTCTGTACTTCGGCCAGTGTTTCAGTGTGGTGCTTTCCGGCGGTGCCGCTGGGGGGCCATCGACACCTCTGCCGCGCTGA
- the xseB gene encoding exodeoxyribonuclease VII small subunit — protein sequence MARPSTRSSPPPQESSEPATVAEELSFRESQTALELCLAQLQDEELDVESMADLYRRALAYAERCESVLQQVEQQVMQWDATQPERAPTPYTP from the coding sequence ATGGCCAGGCCCAGCACCAGATCCAGCCCCCCTCCCCAGGAGTCCTCCGAACCCGCGACCGTGGCCGAGGAGCTGAGCTTCCGCGAATCCCAGACGGCCCTCGAACTCTGTCTGGCCCAGCTGCAGGACGAGGAACTGGATGTGGAGTCCATGGCCGATCTGTATCGCAGGGCCCTGGCCTACGCCGAACGCTGCGAGTCGGTGCTGCAGCAGGTGGAACAACAGGTGATGCAATGGGATGCCACCCAGCCGGAACGGGCGCCGACGCCCTACACCCCATGA
- a CDS encoding DUF2834 domain-containing protein: MSQAARVTPQDHGSLNWVAWLYLALAVAGAILPWLANLDFIRAEGAAFDLGLFIRQANANPASRSLSRDLAIGATAVTIWMVRESRRLGMRGLVWVLLSCVTIAFAFGAPLFLHLRERRLLELSRLGQESAVANG; the protein is encoded by the coding sequence ATGAGCCAAGCAGCACGCGTCACGCCACAGGACCATGGCAGTCTGAACTGGGTCGCCTGGCTCTATCTGGCCCTGGCCGTGGCAGGGGCCATCCTGCCCTGGCTGGCCAATCTGGACTTCATCCGGGCGGAAGGGGCGGCCTTTGATCTGGGTCTGTTCATTCGCCAGGCCAATGCCAACCCGGCGTCCCGTTCCCTGTCCCGCGATCTGGCGATCGGGGCCACGGCCGTCACCATCTGGATGGTGCGCGAAAGCCGCAGGCTCGGCATGCGCGGACTGGTCTGGGTGCTGCTCAGCTGCGTCACGATCGCCTTTGCCTTCGGTGCGCCCCTGTTCCTGCATCTGCGCGAACGCCGGCTCCTGGAGCTCTCCCGCCTTGGCCAGGAGAGTGCCGTCGCCAACGGATGA